One Bombus affinis isolate iyBomAffi1 chromosome 10, iyBomAffi1.2, whole genome shotgun sequence genomic window, CAATGTTCGATTGAACATTAATGAAATGAGTTGAATATGTATAATCCATACGAAACATTATGAAATGAATACGTCGAACATTTTAATATGTGTTAATTGTAATTATCTTCCATATAAAGTAATGACACAAATATTCAGTTCTATTCtccaaattttattaaaaagaaattcacaaaattcgattagtttataaatatccTAAAAATGTTGTGAtaatgtaatagattcttcgaTCTATCTCGTTAACTAAAAATGAATTTCAACGCGAATATTCCTGTTTCAGCATGATTATCCATCGCAGAGTTTACAATGTTTTAATTGAAAGCAAAAATTAACAGCTGATGGAGGAGCGAACATTGATTAACGAACCGTacaaatttttgtttttatttattttatttattgacaAGAAAACAGTAATTAAAACTTATATAAAATGCGTATTGAAATACTACAAACTAACTCGATCATTCGATCAATCTTCCGCCGTTGATGCGGTTACAGTGAAAAATTAACGTTTATTACATCCTAGGCTgaatcttattaattattaatctaGCATTACAAACGTTACAAACACACAACTGATACTGTAAGATAAAATCAATGTTCTCAATAACAACTTCTCGTATCTGTTACTggaaagaaaatatgaaaaaccgaacaaaaaaagaaaaagatatgtaTAAAATCAAATGTTCGAGAAAAAAAAAGCTTCCTTTATAGATGACACTAGTTCAACTTTTCTACatcattaattaataaaatatctttcaCAGCATTTATGCTTTCCAAATTACGTGTGTTAGGTGCACAGATTTTTCCTCGTATATGTTAATCACGCATATATAATCCTTAATCGCCGTAATTTGTTTTATCATCAAGTTGTATGTTCGTGAGTGCAACACAATTACGTATTAAAATCGCTATAAAATTCTGGCTACACATAAGTTTCACCCAGACGAAAATTTAAAAgtattttctattaaaaatgtCCACCATatacaacatatatatatatatatatgtgtgtatatttcTAGACGAGGAGAAATATTCGTTCTAACAATCTACAAAAGCTTCTAAGATAGAAAATTTTGCTTACAAAATAGGTCGTGCACTTATCTAAGGAACAGTTTAAGGGCTTTACTGAATTTTTAATACCCATATCGATAGAACGATAATAGTtatattaattagaatttcTAGATACCTCGTTCTTATAATTATAAAACTTATACCAAAATCGACAATATATTCTATTACCATTCACCAAAACTATTTTATATGCTAAATTTCGTCCTTTCTTACAGCATTTCTTCTAAACAATTCTGAGTAAATTCTTAGCAATTACGTTCATGAAGTTTCTCGTTCGCCAAACGAAACCACCGACAGGAAATGATTTAGTCTATTTTACACTATCACTTAGTTTGGAATAAAGTTCGGTTAAAACAGTCTTCATTTCGTTTAATGTGCAATTCCCCAACGCAACACTATTCACTATCTCCCTCGTAAAATGTGTCCGGCGTTAAGGAGGCCTCCTGCTATTCTTCGTCCACGATCTCGCAACTGTGATACTTACTCGACGAATCTAACCAACTTTCCACACCACTGGACGCCAAGTCGTCGTATGAAGGCATTTCTGGAAGAGGTTCCATGTTCGGTGCTCCTTTCTTCGACAGATTGTTCACCTGACGATCTTTTAGATTAGAAACACCTAAGAAAGAATTATAGGAATATCgataaagtaaaagtatgaaCGTATATTTGATCAATACTTGACCGAacaaacgaataaaatattaaaatcgaATAGAAATTGGAGTAGATAAGATTACCATTATCGGAAGACATCGAGGATTCCTTCCTGCGAATCAATGTTTGTCTGGATGCTCTTGGACTCCTGTATTCGCTACTTATCGTTAACCCTGCGCTGATAGTTGGCAGTCTTATATCCAAATGCGATCCTTTATCTGTAACAATCTAACCAGATGTTATCCTAAGAAAAAGAtgttcatttatttttaatcgaGCAGAATAATCTTAAAAGGGTCTTAATATCGTCGTATTAAAATGTTATCTTCGATTCGCAGGCTACGTTTTCTACACCGTTTTATATTCTTATGGCGATACGTTAATTCGAGAATTAtttaagtttaataaaaattccataaaaattgGCAAATGAGCAATTTTAATCATCCTTTGGATTCGACAAACACCGTACTACGAATGACTGTAGTCATTTCCCGTATCAAAAGAATGGAACTAATGACAACCAGAGATTGTTATTACCTTGTTGTTCATAGCGTACAATTTGGTGGCAATATCTCTGGCAACCAACGTTGTTAAAACTGTCGCTAAATATGCTTCCTTCACGAGGAGATACTCCAGCGCGGATCTTTGCCAATATAAGTACCTACAGGAGCTTGCGGCGACGATTGACACCTGAATGCAAAAGTAAATTAATGTAACTTTATGCAATAAATTCATCTTTTCGaactttataattattttctttgtttCGTTCTATCCAATTCCGTTTTATTACGATATTGCGATAGATTACATTTGAAATCAAAGTATCGTATAACAAAGTTAAACTTAAAAGTACATATACAAACTAACACGGTCGGCCCGCGCACAACTTTCGACTTTCTTTATCAATTCGACCCTTGATCTTGATTCTCAATTCTCTATTGTCGCTCTGCTCCTCTTTACACCCATCCGTCAACATTTTTCGTCAACATTCCTCCGAAATCTCACAGCCATCGACGGATTTACGTTCACCTACACCTAGCgtcacagcgctattagcgtcccacgccaacccgacaataacctcatccactctccagcgaggtctcgattcaatggaaaagtggtcccacaaatggggcttcaaaattaatgaaaaaaaatctacaaatgtaaccttcacgctgcgaaaacaaacctgcccacaggtctccattaacaatataacagttctcaacaaggacacagtcagatacctgggcatgactccgGACAAGAGATTgacctggaaacaacatatcctagacGAATccaaacaactcagggacaaactcaaaaaattttattggctcattgacCGTTGCTCctacctaagcacgcagaacaaaattacgctctacaagaccgtaataaaacctgtctgaacctacggaatccaactatggggaacagcaagtaattccaacattgaaatactccaacgcttccaatcgaaaacgctaagatccctattaaatgcaccctggtatgttaccaacgaaacaatccaccatgacctcaagataccttcggtcaaagataaaatacacaagtccagaagcagatataacacaagagtcaacaaccaccacaacccattagtcacccaactactagacacgacaaaccagatccgcagactaaaaagaaaataccctctagattaaatccttagattctactagaaccaacaatataaaaactattataagccatgtcattgtatcacgccaaatgaagttactgaaaattctcaacgagaattgattgtaaatattctaataaataaaaaaagaaacctaCACCTATAGCGTCATGTCCACCGAATTCAAAACGTCTCTGTTCAAAATCAAATCTCGTCTTAAAAACGCATACGGTACGTACTACGTGCACCCTGATCGGATAAGAGTTTCCATCGACCACGAGATCCGCTACGAACTTGCCCGACACCTTGCAAACGCGCGGCCTTCGTCAGCGATAAATCGCTGACCTAATCGATTACAGGCTATTACACCGACATTGTTCAGCCTTGTACTACGAAATTTGCATCCTTCATCGCTATATTTCGAATTACTGATAAAGAAAAGTTGATAAGAAACGTGACTCAGAAATAATCTCCCTAATTCAGCTATTTcagtttatatttattttacgtatCATAGATATGCAGAACGATCGTAATACTGtaaacaaataaatagtaaatttTCCAAATGATAATATTAATCTGATATCGTGTGTTTACCTTGAATTTGTCATCCACGGATGCCCGAGAGCTCTCAAATTCCGGCGAATCTAGGAACTCGCAAGGCAGGATAGGATGCAGGAAATTCGAATCGCTGAGAACGTTTACCTTTCCGCTAAGCAGTAATCCTAATCTGTCTGTCCGAGTTAGATTTTGCATTGCGTATGCCTCACCTGCATGCAACGACATTATCGATGCGAATTCTGGGGACACCAACCTCTTAAACTGCAATCGGGACACCTGTTTTTAACAATAAAATCTTCCTTATAAAAGTCACACATAACAATCACAAACACATAATAATTAAGATAATTTAGATCGCTGTTTTGTTGCAAAAATCACTTTTGAACACTTCTGACGTTTTAATTAACCACTGAGTATTAACGGTAACACTAACTGCACACAAAATCTTCGAGGGCTGTTCACGAACGTTTTAAGGTACTCACTTTGAATGGGTAAAAAAGAGTGTGATACGCTTCCTCTAATTCAGGGTCGAATCGGACCGGTCTCATTTGATAAACGATATAAACCAGTTGACCGATGTTCAACACCAGGAAGCTGAAGTTCCAAGAGAATATGTCCGGTGCGCAGATCACGTGCCATGCCCAGCCTGACAACAACATGAATCCTGAAATGACAAAATTTATGAAGTTTAATAAACGAGTTGTTCGATTCGAGAAATTTCGTTGACTTCTTCCCGGAAAATGCATAAATCTATTAACCTATTATTAGGACAGAATGCATGAACAATATCCCTTTCTTCGAAGAAGGTGCTGAATACGACAACGCGAAGCAGAAATTCGCCAATTGAAACAATATATGCTGCGGTTGCTGCCACAAACACAATGCCGTATTACCTGAACATGATAGGAGAATAATTGCATTTCATAAAACTTGTACAACTTACTGATTACATATTATAAGAAAAAGCGACATgcaagaaaaaacgaataaacGTATTTCACTTTACCTAATGCGGTGATATTATATGAAGGAAGAGGGTCGTGTCCGAGTCCAGGGCTCATGTTGGTTAAATCGCGATCGATGAGTGGTGtcgaagaaaagaggaaaacgaTGGATCTTTAACGGCTACTTATTCTTATTGTCCATGCTCTCTGGTTTGTTTTGACGAAATTTATCAATCTCTTCGCCTGAAAGTAGAGGCGCAACGTACGCCTTTCCTGTCTAGCGCTTGCGCTAAAGCTTTAAATCGATTGGTTTCCATGTTGATGGCGCAGACACATTTTGAACGAGATTATATCCATTGTGGGCAAGATAGGAATGCGTTGATAAAGTTGATCATACAGATCATTTTTGGTCGCGTTGAGCTTTTCATTGTGCGGGAGATTCTGGCGTTTGGAGGCTTTGTAATATACACTATACACATCTTGCACATTTTCGGAAATTgaaatttctcataaaaattTACGATCTAACTCTTCTTAAATTAATGTATACTTTAACTTAAACTAACGTATCTAAATCTAATTTTGTCAAGTAACTTTTTTAATCAAATCTACGGAATTTAGAAGAGTCTAGGAAGCAGCGAATTCGGAATTCTCAAGCCTCTTACAAGAACTCGGTAAGTTGCTACGATCGATACTCTTACATTCTCTCTCGCACACACAGGACAACCAGGACATACCTGATATCCTGGATTCTCTATATTACCATTATTCAGTAGTAATAGATCTTCTTCTGACCACCGTTCTTGAAATTCAAACTCAAATTCCGAAAGctcctcctcttcctcgtcgtcgtcgtcgtcgtcgtcttcccATTCCGCTTCCTCTCTCGCTTGCGCTAACAGCACTAAATAATTTCTTactttttctttcaaatataaatCAGAACTGCACACTTCATGCCACTTGCGCGAAACTTGCGATGCTGACAAGAGCGTTTCA contains:
- the LOC126921082 gene encoding popeye domain-containing protein 3-like isoform X2; this encodes MSPGLGHDPLPSYNITALGFMLLSGWAWHVICAPDIFSWNFSFLVLNIGQLVYIVYQMRPVRFDPELEEAYHTLFYPFKVSRLQFKRLVSPEFASIMSLHAGEAYAMQNLTRTDRLGLLLSGKVNVLSDSNFLHPILPCEFLDSPEFESSRASVDDKFKVSIVAASSCRYLYWQRSALEYLLVKEAYLATVLTTLVARDIATKLYAMNNKIVTDKGSHLDIRLPTISAGLTISSEYRSPRASRQTLIRRKESSMSSDNGVSNLKDRQVNNLSKKGAPNMEPLPEMPSYDDLASSGVESWLDSSSKYHSCEIVDEE
- the LOC126921082 gene encoding popeye domain-containing protein 3-like isoform X1; the protein is MSPGLGHDPLPSYNITALGNTALCLWQQPQHILFQLANFCFALSYSAPSSKKGILFMHSVLIIGFMLLSGWAWHVICAPDIFSWNFSFLVLNIGQLVYIVYQMRPVRFDPELEEAYHTLFYPFKVSRLQFKRLVSPEFASIMSLHAGEAYAMQNLTRTDRLGLLLSGKVNVLSDSNFLHPILPCEFLDSPEFESSRASVDDKFKVSIVAASSCRYLYWQRSALEYLLVKEAYLATVLTTLVARDIATKLYAMNNKIVTDKGSHLDIRLPTISAGLTISSEYRSPRASRQTLIRRKESSMSSDNGVSNLKDRQVNNLSKKGAPNMEPLPEMPSYDDLASSGVESWLDSSSKYHSCEIVDEE